The following proteins are encoded in a genomic region of Streptomyces gobiensis:
- a CDS encoding beta-ketoacyl-[acyl-carrier-protein] synthase family protein, whose amino-acid sequence MTRRVVLTGMGVRAPGGPSAKDFWNLLTSGQTATRRLSFFDPSPYRSQVAAAVDFDAELEGLSPRETRRMDRAAQFAVVCVRDAVADSGLEFAGTDPHRIGVSLGSAVAAATSLEREYLVLSDRGREWEVDPDYLSPHMFDHMVPSVMPAEVAWTVGAEGPVAMVSDGCTSGLDAVGYASQLIREGTVDVMIAGASDTPISPIVVACFDAIKATTPRNDDPEHASRPFDNTRNGFVLAEGAAMFVLEEYESARRRGADIYAEITGYATRLNAYHMTGLKPDGREMSEAITHALDQSRLDPTAVDYVNAHGSGTKQNDRHETAAFKRSLREHAYRVPVSSIKSMVGHSLGAIGSIEIAASALAIKHGVVPPTANLREPDPECDLDYVPLTAREQRLDTVLTVGSGFGGFQSAMVLRAQGRTAA is encoded by the coding sequence GTGACCCGACGTGTCGTCCTCACGGGCATGGGGGTCCGAGCCCCGGGCGGCCCCTCGGCCAAGGACTTCTGGAACCTGCTGACCTCCGGCCAGACCGCCACCCGCCGGCTGTCCTTCTTCGATCCCTCTCCCTACCGCTCCCAGGTGGCCGCGGCAGTCGACTTCGACGCCGAGCTGGAGGGGCTCAGCCCCCGGGAGACCCGGCGCATGGACCGCGCCGCGCAGTTCGCCGTGGTGTGTGTCCGGGACGCGGTGGCCGACAGCGGCCTGGAGTTCGCCGGAACCGACCCGCACCGCATCGGCGTCAGCCTCGGCAGCGCGGTGGCGGCCGCCACCTCGCTGGAGCGGGAATACCTCGTGCTGTCCGACCGGGGCCGGGAGTGGGAGGTCGACCCGGACTATCTCTCCCCACATATGTTCGACCACATGGTGCCCAGCGTCATGCCGGCCGAGGTCGCCTGGACCGTCGGCGCGGAAGGCCCGGTCGCCATGGTGTCCGACGGCTGCACCTCCGGCCTCGACGCGGTGGGCTATGCCAGCCAGCTGATCCGCGAGGGCACCGTCGATGTGATGATCGCGGGCGCCTCCGACACCCCGATCTCGCCGATCGTGGTGGCCTGCTTCGACGCCATCAAGGCGACCACCCCGCGCAACGACGACCCCGAGCACGCCTCCCGCCCCTTCGACAACACCCGCAATGGCTTCGTGCTCGCTGAGGGTGCCGCGATGTTCGTCCTGGAGGAGTACGAGAGCGCCAGGCGGCGGGGCGCGGACATCTACGCCGAGATCACCGGCTACGCGACCAGGCTCAACGCCTACCACATGACCGGTCTCAAGCCCGACGGCCGGGAGATGTCCGAGGCGATCACCCACGCGCTCGACCAGTCCCGGCTCGACCCGACCGCCGTCGACTACGTCAACGCCCACGGCTCCGGCACCAAACAGAACGACCGCCACGAGACGGCCGCGTTCAAGCGCAGCCTGCGCGAGCACGCCTATCGCGTCCCGGTGAGCTCCATCAAATCGATGGTCGGGCACTCGCTGGGCGCGATTGGCTCCATCGAGATCGCCGCCTCCGCCCTGGCCATCAAGCACGGGGTGGTGCCGCCCACCGCGAATCTGCGTGAGCCGGACCCCGAGTGCGACCTCGACTACGTACCACTGACGGCACGCGAGCAGCGTCTGGACACGGTGCTCACCGTGGGCAGCGGCTTCGGCGGATTCCAGAGCGCCATGGTGCTCCGCGCCCAGGGAAGGACGGCGGCATGA
- a CDS encoding MDR family MFS transporter gives MTDSASSPTGGSQSTANEPTHREIMIVMAGLMLGLFLGALDLMVVATAMRTIADELNGLTVQAWVTTAYLVTSTITTPLLGKLSDIYGRKRIYVISIVTFLIASLLCGIAQSMYELAAYRALQGIGAGGVMTMAFTIMGDMMTPQRRSRYQGYFSLVFGIAGIAGPLLGGLFADMGDVLGIAGWRWVFLINLPIGLLALIVVTTTFKMPRLRTEQRVDYGGAFALTLCLVPLLVVAEQGREWGWGSVLSLTMFALGLAGLILFILVESRMGDAAIIPMRLFRTRAFSVINAVNIIVGMGVFGSLLFLPLYLQLVKGLSPGNAALMLLPQTVGTILASRTLGPVINRTGRYKEFILLGLGLVTTALLLFGTVGPDTALWLVVLYTCVLGLGVGICFPVTLIALQNGARKEEMGVASAAYMFFREIGGTAGVAVFLSVMFSVVGGRIADALRVASGSTGFQAALRDPDVVHAPANTEVLEAVRGGGDLDIDNTAWLAEADPRLARPVLEGLAEAINTVYLTAGAVMLLGFLVALLLKGGGTAPKAEKKESTEPTAAP, from the coding sequence ATGACAGACAGCGCATCGTCACCCACGGGCGGGTCGCAGAGCACGGCCAATGAGCCGACTCACCGGGAGATAATGATCGTGATGGCCGGGCTGATGCTCGGTCTCTTCTTAGGCGCGCTCGATCTCATGGTTGTCGCCACGGCCATGCGCACCATCGCCGACGAACTCAACGGACTGACCGTCCAGGCGTGGGTGACCACGGCGTATCTGGTCACCTCCACGATCACCACTCCGCTGCTTGGCAAGCTCTCCGATATCTACGGCCGTAAGCGCATCTATGTGATCTCCATTGTCACCTTCCTCATCGCCTCCCTGCTCTGCGGTATCGCGCAGTCGATGTATGAACTCGCCGCCTACCGCGCGCTCCAGGGCATCGGCGCGGGCGGTGTGATGACAATGGCTTTCACGATCATGGGCGACATGATGACGCCCCAGCGGCGCAGCCGCTACCAGGGTTACTTCTCCCTGGTATTCGGTATCGCGGGTATCGCGGGACCGCTGCTCGGCGGCCTCTTCGCCGACATGGGCGACGTTCTGGGTATCGCCGGCTGGCGCTGGGTATTCCTCATCAACCTGCCGATCGGCCTGCTGGCGCTGATCGTCGTCACCACCACCTTCAAGATGCCGCGCCTCCGCACCGAACAGCGGGTCGACTACGGCGGTGCGTTCGCCCTCACGCTGTGCCTGGTACCGCTGCTCGTGGTGGCGGAGCAGGGCCGGGAATGGGGCTGGGGCTCCGTGCTCTCCCTGACGATGTTCGCCCTGGGTCTGGCCGGGCTCATTCTCTTCATCCTGGTCGAATCGCGGATGGGCGATGCGGCGATCATTCCGATGCGGCTGTTCAGGACCCGGGCGTTCTCCGTCATCAATGCCGTGAACATCATCGTCGGCATGGGTGTCTTCGGCTCGCTGCTCTTCCTGCCGCTCTATCTCCAGCTGGTCAAGGGCCTCTCCCCGGGGAACGCCGCTCTGATGCTGCTGCCGCAGACCGTGGGAACCATTCTCGCCAGCCGCACTCTCGGACCGGTGATCAACCGGACAGGGCGCTACAAGGAGTTCATCCTGCTCGGTCTGGGGCTGGTGACGACGGCGCTCCTCCTCTTTGGCACGGTCGGCCCGGACACCGCCCTCTGGCTGGTCGTCCTCTACACCTGTGTGCTGGGGCTCGGCGTCGGCATCTGCTTCCCGGTCACGCTGATCGCGCTCCAGAACGGCGCCCGCAAGGAGGAAATGGGGGTGGCCAGCGCCGCCTATATGTTCTTCCGCGAGATCGGCGGCACGGCCGGTGTGGCGGTGTTTCTGTCGGTGATGTTCTCCGTCGTCGGCGGGCGGATCGCCGACGCTCTCCGGGTGGCCTCGGGCTCGACCGGTTTCCAGGCCGCGCTGCGGGATCCGGATGTCGTGCACGCCCCTGCCAACACCGAAGTCCTGGAGGCGGTACGCGGTGGCGGCGACCTCGATATCGACAACACGGCCTGGCTGGCGGAGGCGGACCCACGGCTGGCCCGGCCGGTGCTGGAGGGCCTTGCCGAAGCCATCAACACCGTCTATCTGACAGCTGGTGCCGTCATGCTGCTGGGGTTCCTGGTGGCGCTGCTGCTGAAGGGCGGCGGGACGGCGCCGAAGGCGGAGAAGAAGGAATCGACCGAGCCGACCGCGGCCCCGTAG
- a CDS encoding DsbA family protein, whose amino-acid sequence MTGHHGERQPQRRIDFWYDPLCPWSWITSRWIIEVSKVRPVEIVWHELSLALLNSEADLPPDRRQVMDRYWGPVRVAAAARARFGPEAAASLYTAMGNRFHGPAGDITKVREASWETFRAVTVAALERIGPSVEAALRDTGLPGSLVSAMDSEAWDGDLRASRDRIPAGDGLDRQLIGVPTLSVDGHAGQFGPIFTEIPTGERAGELWDAFRVLATEGAFFELKRVAVRGEPRTVPGAPLRQEP is encoded by the coding sequence GTGACCGGGCACCATGGCGAGCGGCAGCCGCAGCGCCGCATCGACTTCTGGTACGACCCGCTGTGCCCCTGGTCCTGGATCACCTCACGCTGGATCATCGAGGTATCCAAGGTCCGGCCGGTCGAAATCGTCTGGCATGAGCTGAGCCTCGCACTGCTCAACAGCGAGGCCGATCTCCCGCCGGACCGCCGACAGGTGATGGACCGCTACTGGGGCCCTGTCCGAGTGGCCGCCGCCGCCCGCGCCCGGTTCGGCCCCGAAGCCGCCGCATCCCTCTATACGGCCATGGGAAACCGCTTCCACGGCCCCGCGGGCGATATCACCAAGGTCCGTGAGGCGTCCTGGGAGACCTTCCGGGCCGTGACCGTCGCCGCGCTGGAACGGATCGGCCCCAGCGTAGAAGCGGCGCTGCGCGACACCGGGCTGCCCGGGTCGCTCGTCTCCGCGATGGACTCGGAGGCGTGGGACGGGGATCTGCGCGCGTCCCGGGACCGGATCCCGGCAGGAGACGGGCTGGACCGGCAGCTCATCGGTGTCCCCACGCTCTCCGTGGACGGCCACGCCGGACAGTTCGGCCCCATCTTCACCGAGATCCCGACCGGGGAGCGGGCCGGTGAACTGTGGGATGCCTTCCGCGTCCTGGCGACCGAAGGGGCGTTCTTCGAGCTCAAGAGAGTCGCCGTACGGGGAGAGCCGCGCACCGTGCCGGGGGCTCCGCTCCGTCAAGAACCTTGA
- a CDS encoding glycosyltransferase, producing MRILFVGGNGAGTLFPLIPLAQATRNAGHEVFMTGPEALAGDIAGAGLPPVVVTDRSVADFRIPGLGNTAPVSEEGLDSYLAIGRMFGGYAADCLDPLLRLADDWRPDLVVGVVLAYAAPLVAHHAGVPFVRFATDLAEPAVTNLAAAAQLGLEMERFGLYEMPRPALSISVCPSAARPAVVPPALPMRHIPYTSQRPVEPWLHSAHDRPRVLVSAGSRVTPDHDFDILDGLVRATSSLDAELLIAAPEAVAEKLRPLPAHARADWIPLDTAMPTINAMVHHGGGSTTLAGMAHGVPQILIPHMLGLDYTHRLAELGSAKLITPEEDTADTIVAAVEEVLGNASYRDAADRLRSDMNAMPGPAELVPSLESLANSGP from the coding sequence ATGAGGATTCTTTTCGTCGGGGGAAACGGGGCGGGGACACTGTTCCCGCTGATCCCGCTCGCTCAGGCCACCCGTAACGCCGGTCACGAGGTCTTCATGACCGGCCCCGAGGCACTCGCGGGCGACATCGCCGGGGCCGGTCTGCCGCCCGTCGTGGTGACCGACCGGTCCGTCGCCGATTTCCGGATCCCCGGCCTGGGCAACACCGCACCGGTGTCGGAGGAGGGCCTCGACTCCTATCTGGCCATCGGCCGGATGTTCGGCGGATACGCGGCGGACTGTCTGGACCCACTGCTGCGGCTGGCCGATGACTGGCGGCCCGATCTGGTGGTCGGCGTGGTGCTGGCGTACGCGGCACCCCTGGTCGCCCACCACGCGGGGGTCCCCTTCGTACGGTTCGCTACCGATCTGGCCGAGCCCGCCGTCACCAATCTGGCCGCAGCGGCCCAACTGGGTCTGGAGATGGAGCGGTTCGGGCTCTACGAGATGCCCCGGCCCGCACTGAGCATCAGCGTGTGCCCGTCGGCCGCCCGCCCCGCCGTAGTACCGCCCGCGCTGCCGATGCGGCATATCCCGTACACCTCACAGCGGCCCGTAGAGCCGTGGCTGCACTCGGCGCACGACCGGCCGCGTGTGCTGGTCAGCGCGGGCAGCAGGGTCACCCCGGACCATGACTTCGACATCCTCGACGGGCTGGTCCGGGCCACCTCCTCGCTCGACGCCGAGCTGCTGATCGCCGCGCCCGAGGCGGTCGCTGAAAAGCTGAGGCCGCTGCCGGCGCACGCGCGGGCCGACTGGATTCCGCTCGATACCGCCATGCCGACCATCAACGCGATGGTCCATCACGGCGGTGGAAGCACCACCCTCGCCGGGATGGCCCACGGCGTGCCGCAGATCCTGATTCCGCACATGCTCGGCCTGGACTACACCCACAGGCTCGCCGAACTCGGCTCGGCGAAGCTGATCACGCCCGAAGAAGACACCGCGGACACCATCGTGGCGGCCGTCGAGGAGGTCCTCGGCAACGCCTCATACCGGGATGCCGCCGACCGGCTGCGGTCGGACATGAACGCCATGCCCGGCCCGGCCGAACTCGTCCCGTCACTGGAGTCTCTGGCGAACTCCGGTCCTTGA
- a CDS encoding ketosynthase chain-length factor — MSDTVYVTGIGVAAPNGLGAKEHWQATLEGRDGISRITRFDVSRYPATLAGQITDFAPADHIPSRLLPQTDVSTRLALAAADWALADAVADPAEIPEFDMGVITSNASGGFEFTHREFDKLWTKGPQYVSVYESFAWFYAVNTGQLSIRNGMRGPGAVLVAEQAGGLDALGHARRVIRQGTRLVLSGGVDSALDPWGWASHLATGRVSHATQAERSYLPFDRAAPGFVPGEGGAMLVLESAAAFRARGAGQAYGEIAGYAATFDPAPGSNRPPGLRRAAELALADAGLRPGDIDVVFADAAGTPDEDRAEASALRELFGARGVPVTAPKALTGRLYAGGGPLDVTDALLSIRDGVIPPTGRAVDVPDDYGLDLVLDRPRETQVSAALVLARGRWGFNSALVIRAVRD; from the coding sequence ATGAGCGACACGGTGTATGTCACCGGCATCGGAGTGGCGGCGCCCAACGGCCTCGGGGCCAAGGAACACTGGCAGGCCACCCTGGAGGGGCGTGACGGCATCTCCCGGATCACCCGTTTCGACGTCTCGCGCTACCCGGCCACGCTGGCCGGGCAGATCACCGACTTCGCGCCGGCCGATCACATCCCGAGCCGGCTGCTGCCGCAGACCGACGTCTCCACCCGGCTCGCGCTGGCCGCCGCCGACTGGGCGCTGGCCGACGCGGTGGCCGACCCGGCGGAGATCCCGGAGTTCGACATGGGCGTGATCACGTCCAATGCTTCTGGGGGATTCGAGTTCACCCACCGTGAGTTCGACAAGCTGTGGACCAAGGGCCCGCAGTACGTCAGCGTGTATGAGTCCTTCGCATGGTTCTACGCCGTCAACACCGGCCAGCTGTCGATCAGGAACGGTATGCGCGGACCCGGTGCCGTGCTGGTCGCCGAGCAGGCCGGGGGCCTCGACGCGCTCGGCCACGCCCGGCGCGTGATCCGGCAGGGCACTCGTCTGGTGCTGAGCGGAGGTGTGGACTCCGCCCTTGATCCATGGGGCTGGGCGTCCCATCTGGCCACCGGCCGGGTCAGCCACGCCACCCAGGCGGAGCGGTCCTACCTGCCCTTCGACCGGGCCGCTCCCGGCTTCGTGCCCGGCGAGGGCGGGGCCATGCTGGTGCTGGAGTCGGCCGCCGCGTTCCGCGCCCGCGGCGCGGGCCAGGCGTACGGCGAGATCGCCGGATACGCCGCGACCTTCGACCCGGCGCCCGGCTCGAACCGCCCGCCGGGTCTGCGCCGGGCCGCCGAACTGGCCCTGGCCGACGCCGGACTGCGACCCGGCGACATCGACGTGGTCTTCGCCGACGCGGCCGGCACCCCCGACGAGGACCGGGCCGAGGCCTCCGCGCTGCGTGAGCTGTTCGGCGCGCGGGGCGTGCCGGTGACCGCCCCCAAGGCGCTGACCGGCCGGCTGTACGCGGGCGGCGGACCGCTCGATGTGACGGACGCACTGCTGTCCATCCGTGATGGCGTGATCCCCCCGACGGGCCGCGCCGTGGACGTGCCCGACGACTACGGCCTTGACCTGGTCCTGGACCGGCCCAGGGAGACCCAGGTCTCGGCCGCCCTGGTGCTCGCCCGGGGCCGCTGGGGCTTCAATTCAGCGCTGGTGATCCGCGCGGTGCGTGACTGA
- a CDS encoding aromatase/cyclase produces the protein MTPPTQHRLVHTETTSAPADVVYDLVADVCRWPAVFGPSVYVRHTERAEHAERFQIWALAGDGVKTWSSARTLDRTSGTVTFRQERSHAPVASMGGRWTVRALPEGGAEITLTHEFAAVDNDPAAVRWITDAVNTNTPQELASLRRVAELGHPLDDVVFTFEDRVEVPGRARDAYDFINRADLWPERLPHVAAVTLTEDTPGIQRLEMDTATADGSTHTTRSVRICAPGDWIAYKQELPPAVLLGHSGLWSFADGPSGRAVVTSAHTVTLNPAALRELLGPDSGIADAKEHIRRVLGGNSRRTLEKAAQYAREATATG, from the coding sequence GTGACACCGCCGACCCAGCACAGGCTGGTGCATACGGAGACGACGAGCGCGCCCGCAGACGTCGTATACGACCTCGTTGCCGACGTCTGCCGGTGGCCCGCCGTCTTTGGACCCAGCGTGTATGTCCGCCACACCGAACGCGCTGAGCACGCCGAGCGCTTCCAGATCTGGGCCCTGGCCGGCGACGGGGTCAAGACCTGGTCGTCGGCGCGCACCCTCGACCGGACTTCCGGCACCGTCACCTTCCGACAGGAGCGCAGTCACGCCCCGGTCGCCTCGATGGGTGGGCGGTGGACCGTGCGCGCGCTGCCGGAGGGCGGCGCCGAGATCACGCTGACGCACGAGTTCGCCGCGGTGGACAACGACCCTGCGGCTGTACGGTGGATCACCGACGCCGTCAACACCAACACCCCGCAGGAGCTGGCCTCACTCAGACGCGTGGCCGAGCTGGGGCACCCGCTGGACGATGTGGTGTTCACCTTCGAGGACCGGGTCGAGGTGCCGGGCCGCGCCAGGGACGCGTACGACTTCATCAACCGCGCCGACCTCTGGCCCGAACGACTGCCGCATGTCGCCGCGGTCACCCTCACCGAGGACACCCCGGGCATCCAGCGGCTGGAGATGGACACGGCCACCGCCGACGGCTCCACGCACACCACTCGCTCGGTGCGGATCTGCGCACCGGGGGACTGGATCGCGTACAAGCAGGAGCTCCCGCCCGCTGTGCTGCTCGGGCACAGCGGGCTGTGGAGCTTCGCGGACGGCCCCAGCGGACGCGCGGTGGTGACCTCGGCGCACACCGTGACGCTGAACCCGGCCGCGCTCCGGGAGTTGCTGGGCCCGGACAGCGGTATCGCGGACGCGAAGGAGCACATACGACGGGTGCTCGGCGGCAACAGCCGACGCACCCTGGAGAAGGCGGCGCAGTACGCGCGGGAAGCGACGGCGACCGGATGA
- a CDS encoding MBL fold metallo-hydrolase, which produces MSEEPRLTPVADNVYAWIQPDGGWCLNNSGVVVGGDGAIVVDTAATVARAERLRAQVDAVAPGSARTLVNTHFHGDHTFGNAVFGPEAAIVAHAGTREEMAATGLALTGLWPDVEWGSVQLALPTVTYEERMTLHLGERRAELIHVGPAHTRNDTVVWLPEERVLFTGDVVLPGCTPFVLMGTVAGSLRALDELRALDPRTVIGGHGPVAGGEAFDATEAYLRWVQDLAAAGVARGLTALETARTADLGAYAALTDPERLVGNLHRARAELEDGELARPLDVAGIFQEMVEFNGGQLMTCRA; this is translated from the coding sequence ATGAGCGAGGAGCCCCGGCTGACTCCGGTCGCCGACAACGTCTACGCCTGGATCCAGCCGGACGGAGGGTGGTGTCTCAACAACTCCGGGGTCGTCGTCGGTGGCGACGGCGCGATCGTCGTGGACACCGCCGCGACCGTGGCCCGGGCCGAACGGCTGCGCGCGCAGGTGGACGCGGTCGCCCCTGGGAGCGCTCGTACCTTGGTCAACACGCACTTCCACGGTGACCACACCTTCGGCAACGCGGTGTTCGGCCCGGAGGCAGCCATCGTCGCCCACGCCGGTACCCGCGAGGAGATGGCCGCCACCGGCCTGGCGCTGACCGGGCTGTGGCCGGACGTGGAGTGGGGCAGCGTCCAGCTGGCGCTGCCCACGGTCACCTACGAGGAGCGGATGACGCTGCACCTCGGCGAGCGGCGCGCGGAGCTGATCCATGTGGGGCCCGCGCACACCCGCAATGACACGGTGGTGTGGCTGCCGGAAGAACGCGTGCTGTTCACCGGCGATGTGGTGCTGCCGGGGTGCACTCCGTTTGTACTGATGGGCACGGTGGCCGGGTCGCTGCGGGCGCTGGACGAGCTGCGCGCCCTGGATCCACGTACCGTCATCGGCGGCCACGGCCCGGTAGCCGGCGGTGAGGCGTTCGACGCGACGGAGGCGTATCTACGGTGGGTTCAGGACCTCGCGGCGGCCGGCGTCGCCCGGGGGCTGACCGCGCTGGAGACGGCCCGCACGGCTGACCTGGGTGCGTACGCGGCCCTCACCGACCCGGAACGGCTGGTGGGCAATCTGCACCGGGCACGCGCCGAGCTGGAAGACGGCGAGCTGGCCCGCCCCCTCGATGTGGCCGGTATCTTCCAGGAGATGGTCGAGTTCAACGGCGGCCAGCTCATGACCTGCCGAGCCTGA
- a CDS encoding 3-hydroxyacyl-CoA dehydrogenase NAD-binding domain-containing protein, translating to MTNSVARTPVVAVIGAGTIGLGWITLFLSHGLTVRVNSRRTGAERIVRDGLRVFAPTLPGGARDPEELAARLEFEPDVAHAVEGVDVVQENSPEDLPLKQELFKLVGEAAPPEALLLSSTSTLLPDDMGALMADRSRLIVGHPFNPPHVVPLVEVVGGAATAPGALEEAAAFYRSVGKVPVVLRKAVPRFVANRLQSALLQECVHLVREGVVGIEELDDIVTHSIGLRWSTVGPFLAFHLGGGEGGLRHWLTHLGTGLERSWQELGHPRMDPETIEFLSTQAERAFGNRSYAELATERDRKQNAVLNALARITPDAAGPDTARTDDV from the coding sequence ATGACTAATTCCGTAGCACGGACGCCGGTTGTGGCAGTCATAGGTGCTGGCACCATCGGACTCGGCTGGATCACCCTGTTCCTGTCGCACGGACTCACCGTACGGGTCAACAGCCGCCGGACCGGAGCCGAGCGAATCGTCAGGGACGGCCTCAGAGTATTCGCGCCCACCCTGCCCGGCGGCGCCCGGGACCCCGAGGAGCTGGCCGCCCGGTTGGAGTTCGAACCCGACGTGGCCCACGCCGTCGAGGGCGTCGACGTCGTACAGGAGAACTCGCCCGAGGATCTGCCGCTCAAGCAGGAGCTGTTCAAGCTCGTCGGCGAGGCAGCGCCCCCGGAGGCGCTGCTGCTCTCCTCGACGTCCACGCTCCTCCCCGACGACATGGGCGCGCTGATGGCCGACCGGAGCCGACTGATCGTCGGACATCCGTTCAACCCGCCGCATGTGGTACCGCTGGTGGAAGTGGTCGGCGGCGCCGCTACCGCGCCGGGGGCCCTGGAAGAGGCGGCGGCCTTCTACCGGTCCGTGGGCAAGGTCCCGGTCGTCCTGCGCAAGGCCGTACCGCGCTTCGTCGCCAACCGGCTCCAGTCCGCGCTGCTCCAAGAGTGTGTACACCTTGTGCGCGAGGGCGTCGTCGGCATCGAGGAACTCGATGACATCGTCACCCACTCCATCGGTCTGCGCTGGTCCACGGTGGGCCCCTTCCTCGCCTTCCACTTGGGGGGCGGCGAGGGCGGACTGCGGCACTGGCTCACCCACCTCGGCACCGGCCTGGAACGCAGCTGGCAGGAGCTGGGCCACCCGCGGATGGACCCCGAGACCATCGAATTCCTCAGCACCCAGGCGGAGCGCGCCTTCGGGAACCGGAGTTACGCCGAGCTCGCCACTGAGCGGGACCGCAAGCAGAACGCCGTACTCAACGCGCTCGCGCGGATCACCCCGGACGCGGCCGGACCGGACACCGCACGAACGGACGACGTGTGA
- a CDS encoding acyl carrier protein, translating to MSIMTIDDLQRILVQGAGADESIDLSGDIQDVEFEDLGYDSLAMLETAARIQQQYGVVLSDEQILELRTPRQVVDAVNSTAAGVN from the coding sequence ATGAGCATCATGACCATCGACGATCTGCAGCGCATCCTTGTGCAGGGGGCGGGCGCCGACGAGTCGATCGACCTGTCGGGCGATATCCAGGACGTTGAGTTCGAGGACCTCGGTTATGACTCGCTGGCCATGCTGGAGACGGCGGCGCGCATTCAGCAGCAGTACGGCGTAGTCCTGTCGGATGAACAGATCCTGGAGCTGCGCACGCCCCGCCAGGTTGTCGACGCGGTGAACTCCACCGCCGCCGGAGTGAACTGA
- a CDS encoding AfsR/SARP family transcriptional regulator, which translates to MRFNLIGPFEIITDEGRAYTPRTPKVCQLLALLLTRPNEIVMIDSLIRELWGCNPPRSALTTLQTYVYHSRKMFANEGLTSPERELLLTRPPGYLIRVDAEELDTQIFERLIRQGRDHLANGEPELAAKRLRDALALWRGPALANISAGEILMARISYLEELRIRAVELRIEADKQLGRHRELIPELRSLVKEYPFNEWFHGQLIDMLNTAGRRAEALQAYQNLRKTLHDELGLEPSTALQQLQYEVLSPPFPEPVSQ; encoded by the coding sequence ATGCGATTCAATCTCATCGGCCCATTTGAGATAATCACCGACGAAGGCAGAGCCTACACGCCTCGCACTCCGAAGGTGTGTCAATTACTGGCACTTCTTCTCACTCGACCCAATGAAATCGTGATGATCGATTCGCTTATTCGCGAATTGTGGGGATGTAATCCGCCGCGCAGTGCTCTGACCACGCTGCAGACGTATGTGTACCACTCCCGGAAGATGTTCGCGAACGAGGGTCTGACCAGCCCTGAACGGGAGTTGCTGCTCACCCGTCCGCCCGGATATCTCATCCGCGTCGACGCGGAGGAACTGGATACCCAGATCTTCGAGCGGCTTATCCGGCAGGGACGCGACCATCTTGCCAACGGCGAGCCGGAGCTGGCGGCCAAGAGGCTCCGGGATGCCCTCGCGCTGTGGCGGGGACCGGCCCTCGCCAACATCTCGGCGGGCGAGATACTCATGGCTCGTATTTCCTATCTGGAGGAGCTGCGGATCCGCGCGGTGGAACTGCGGATCGAGGCCGACAAGCAACTGGGCAGACATCGGGAGCTGATCCCGGAGCTGCGATCGCTGGTCAAGGAGTACCCGTTCAACGAGTGGTTCCATGGCCAGCTGATCGACATGCTGAACACCGCGGGACGCCGGGCGGAGGCGCTTCAGGCGTACCAGAACCTGCGGAAGACGCTGCACGACGAGCTGGGTCTTGAACCCTCTACGGCGCTGCAACAGCTCCAGTACGAGGTCCTCAGCCCGCCGTTCCCCGAGCCGGTGAGCCAATAG
- a CDS encoding NADPH-dependent FMN reductase: MSQQRLKVAVIIGSVRKGRFAETITGWFREQIAQRDDIEAELIDLADPLIVEELKLNFDETAAPMNGPGFAHRIGEADAFVIITPEYNHGYPASLKLAVDWVYEEWRAKPVAFISYGGMAGGQRAVEQLRQVFAELHAVTVRNTVSFHMAWEQFDEDGKPLQADAVNKAADELLDQLTWWGVALKEARAKRAYTA, translated from the coding sequence ATGTCCCAGCAGCGTCTCAAGGTCGCAGTCATCATCGGCAGCGTGCGAAAGGGCAGGTTCGCCGAGACCATCACCGGCTGGTTCCGCGAGCAGATCGCCCAGCGCGACGACATCGAGGCCGAGCTGATAGATCTCGCGGACCCGCTGATCGTCGAAGAGCTCAAGCTGAACTTCGACGAGACAGCCGCGCCGATGAACGGTCCCGGGTTCGCCCACCGGATCGGCGAGGCCGATGCGTTCGTCATCATCACCCCGGAGTACAACCACGGCTATCCCGCCTCCCTGAAGCTGGCCGTCGACTGGGTGTACGAAGAGTGGCGGGCCAAGCCCGTCGCCTTCATCTCATACGGCGGCATGGCGGGCGGCCAGCGTGCCGTCGAACAGCTCCGCCAGGTCTTCGCCGAGCTGCACGCGGTCACCGTGCGCAACACGGTCAGCTTCCACATGGCCTGGGAGCAGTTCGACGAGGACGGCAAGCCGCTGCAGGCGGACGCCGTGAACAAGGCGGCGGATGAGCTCCTCGACCAGCTCACCTGGTGGGGGGTTGCGCTGAAGGAAGCTCGGGCCAAGCGAGCGTACACAGCGTGA